A section of the Nerophis ophidion isolate RoL-2023_Sa linkage group LG16, RoL_Noph_v1.0, whole genome shotgun sequence genome encodes:
- the rabif gene encoding guanine nucleotide exchange factor MSS4, whose protein sequence is MDLNPQAKDSMERADLVSEDGKNSKSVLCQRCGSKVLCPGTAVFAEKELILPSMRKKSSLGPTDDSVDGDTLTAHWLVGEMFDFENVGFTNDVGRIKYLICADCEIGPIGWHCLDDKRSYYVAIERVSHA, encoded by the exons ATGGACCTGAACCCACAGGCTAAAGACAGCATGGAGCGGGCAGACTTGGTTTCTGAGGACGGGAAGAACAGCAAGTCTGTGTTGTGTCAACGCTGCGGCTCCAAGGTGTTATGTCCTGGGACCGCCGTCTTTGCAGAGAAAGAG cTGATCCTGCCGTCCATGCGTAAAAAGAGCAGCCTCGGCCCCACGGACGACTCGGTGGACGGGGACACGCTGACCGCCCACTGGTTAGTGGGGGAAATGTTTGATTTTGAGAACGTGGGCTTCACCAACGACGTGGGGAGGATCAAATATCTCATCTGTGCGGACTGTGAGATCGGACCCATCGGCTGGCACTGCTTGGATGACAAGAGAAGTTACTATGTGGCCATAGAGCGGGTCAGTCATGCCTAG